A genome region from Natranaeroarchaeum sulfidigenes includes the following:
- a CDS encoding DUF7563 family protein yields the protein MSPTRLATQQYDECRCCGSKTTQNDRRLYGDNNDILHRCRKCDTSERLRRGSGAGVNVDLLDDPLEEPQRYRHSNNLPPMVVSVDNGGETA from the coding sequence GTGAGTCCCACTCGTCTCGCGACTCAACAGTACGACGAGTGCCGATGCTGCGGATCGAAGACCACTCAGAACGACCGGCGGCTCTACGGCGACAACAACGACATCCTGCATCGGTGCCGGAAGTGCGATACCTCCGAGCGTCTCCGTCGTGGATCCGGCGCTGGCGTCAACGTCGACCTGTTGGACGATCCACTCGAGGAGCCCCAGCGCTACCGCCATTCGAACAATCTCCCGCCAATGGTTGTCTCCGTGGATAACGGAGGTGAGACCGCGTGA
- a CDS encoding right-handed parallel beta-helix repeat-containing protein, whose product MTENNIQLVNEDGKIVGKNPETGETIPIELGETVLDSLHTDEVNTVRYVNPSMSAAEISAIIEEVSDAGGGTVVAVNGEYDPEDPIIMSDNVYFRGESEAGTVFRPTDGLDAVDGADFGRSVIYAEDLENIEFSHMTIDGTTDLNANYCIEPFNCKNVEIHHITGTNVRDDPLVMHRNTDGFGIYFCTTKGEFDDEDFGSHGIEIEEGSKNGVVAFNHCYERQTGIEVKSRYPGEQTQNVLVFGNYISGGTEAGIALTGDEHDGQILWLEHIKVFANTVENIGSEEATGVGIRGREYLKNCEIYWNTFRDCDHATRLGWINENENVTFSHNSLEDMQGDAIRVEGGTGYEIAHNDLISASDGYRIGIRLNGDLDARVAWNRIRDQEFDEAIGVEDGASAEIRGNTASNSRILVFDDAGVGSVLTDNVADEFLVQDESSCNVIRDNSPEIPVDVTQLDEIEGNWAYNDGTTGSEGWAYYDGTEWVTVDTTAL is encoded by the coding sequence ATGACAGAAAACAATATTCAACTCGTCAACGAAGATGGAAAGATCGTCGGAAAGAATCCCGAGACTGGAGAGACCATTCCAATCGAACTTGGAGAAACAGTTCTGGATTCGTTACATACAGACGAGGTAAACACCGTCCGGTATGTCAACCCGTCAATGTCTGCGGCGGAGATCTCCGCCATAATCGAAGAGGTTTCAGACGCTGGCGGTGGTACGGTTGTCGCCGTTAACGGTGAATACGACCCCGAAGATCCGATCATTATGTCTGATAACGTCTATTTCAGAGGGGAGTCTGAGGCGGGGACTGTCTTCCGGCCTACCGATGGATTAGACGCCGTTGATGGGGCTGATTTTGGCCGGTCGGTTATCTATGCAGAAGATTTGGAAAACATCGAGTTTTCGCACATGACCATCGACGGGACGACCGACCTAAATGCCAATTACTGCATCGAGCCGTTCAACTGCAAAAACGTCGAAATTCATCATATTACTGGGACGAACGTTCGGGACGATCCACTTGTGATGCATCGTAATACGGACGGTTTTGGAATTTACTTCTGCACAACTAAAGGGGAATTCGACGATGAAGACTTTGGATCACATGGTATCGAAATAGAGGAAGGGTCGAAAAACGGGGTGGTGGCATTTAATCACTGTTATGAACGCCAAACAGGGATCGAGGTTAAAAGCCGCTATCCCGGTGAGCAAACCCAAAATGTGTTAGTCTTTGGGAATTATATCTCAGGGGGGACAGAGGCAGGGATAGCGTTGACTGGGGATGAGCATGACGGGCAGATTCTATGGCTGGAGCATATCAAAGTGTTTGCAAACACAGTGGAAAATATCGGATCTGAAGAAGCGACCGGGGTGGGTATCAGGGGCCGTGAATACTTAAAGAATTGTGAAATATACTGGAATACATTTAGGGATTGTGACCATGCAACCCGTTTGGGCTGGATAAACGAGAACGAGAACGTAACATTCTCACACAACAGCTTAGAGGATATGCAGGGCGATGCTATCCGGGTCGAAGGGGGAACTGGTTACGAAATCGCCCATAATGACCTCATTAGCGCATCGGATGGCTATCGTATCGGCATCCGTCTAAACGGAGACTTAGATGCACGGGTTGCCTGGAATCGGATTAGAGACCAGGAATTTGACGAAGCAATCGGAGTCGAAGATGGTGCAAGCGCAGAGATCAGAGGCAACACTGCTTCTAATAGCCGAATTCTCGTCTTTGACGATGCAGGAGTTGGTAGCGTCCTGACGGATAATGTTGCAGATGAGTTTTTAGTACAAGACGAATCATCATGTAATGTTATCCGTGACAACTCGCCAGAAATCCCGGTTGATGTAACGCAGTTAGATGAGATTGAGGGTAATTGGGCCTACAACGATGGGACAACGGGATCGGAGGGATGGGCCTACTACGATGGGACCGAGTGGGTTACTGTCGACACAACTGCTCTATAG
- a CDS encoding DUF7344 domain-containing protein: MDTPRQQVPKSSNSPESWSGERVDEIMRLLAPKRRQRIVAMLEERPRTIDRHVLARALAATESGMDIPGDNAVQRVEIDLHHNHLPALDEADVLQYDPDRGTVRLGDDRRVRRLLATIKQ, translated from the coding sequence ATGGATACACCTCGCCAACAGGTCCCGAAGAGTAGTAACTCGCCGGAATCATGGTCGGGTGAGCGCGTGGACGAAATCATGCGCCTGCTCGCACCGAAGCGACGACAAAGAATCGTCGCGATGCTCGAGGAGCGACCGAGGACGATCGACCGCCACGTCCTCGCCCGCGCGCTCGCAGCGACAGAAAGCGGCATGGATATTCCCGGGGACAACGCCGTCCAACGTGTCGAGATCGATCTACACCATAACCACCTCCCGGCGCTCGATGAGGCAGATGTGCTCCAGTACGACCCCGATCGAGGGACAGTCCGACTCGGCGATGACAGACGAGTGAGACGACTGCTCGCAACTATCAAACAGTGA
- a CDS encoding DUF2188 domain-containing protein produces MSRVVVAPSGSQWTVKVNGVTKSNHRKKRRAVDEGRKQALRVGATLEVRRRNGTVQNRINPRGGR; encoded by the coding sequence ATGAGCCGAGTCGTCGTCGCGCCGTCCGGAAGCCAGTGGACAGTGAAGGTCAACGGAGTCACGAAGAGCAATCATCGAAAGAAGCGTAGAGCAGTGGATGAAGGACGAAAGCAAGCTCTGCGCGTCGGAGCCACGCTCGAGGTCCGTCGACGGAACGGCACCGTCCAGAACCGGATCAACCCACGAGGTGGACGATGA
- the guaB gene encoding IMP dehydrogenase yields the protein MANDTNGHFSSKLDVPEALTFDDVLLRPKESTVEPDEADLSTRVSQNVDLNVPILSAAMDTVTTSELAIEMARQGGLGVIHRNMDDDRMVHEITQVKRADELIIRDVVTAEPEQTVRDVDALMEAEGVSGAPVVNDDDEVLGIISGTDIRPYLEVGERDEVQEAMTDEVITAPEDVTAREALELMYEHKIERVPVVDEQNRLTGLVTMQGILQRREYNNAARDDEGRLLCGVAVGPFSTERAIRADEAGANVLFIDCAHAHNRNVVEGAKEIKESVDADVVVGNIGTREAAEDLVGFADGLKVGIGPGSICTTRVVSGAGMPQITAVSQVADVASQHDVPVIADGGIRYSGDAIKAIAAGADAVMLGSYFAGTDEAPGRVITMNGKKYKQYRGMGSVGAMKGGDTEDNRYLKEEPDEEEYVPEGVEAAKPYKGSLASELHQLTGGMQSGMGYVGAEAIPEFKERAEFVRVSSAGQAESHAHDVVITDEAPNYSPEE from the coding sequence ATGGCGAACGACACGAATGGACACTTCTCTTCGAAGTTGGATGTTCCAGAGGCGTTGACGTTCGACGACGTATTGCTCCGACCGAAAGAAAGTACCGTCGAACCGGACGAAGCCGACCTCTCGACGCGAGTCTCGCAAAACGTAGATCTGAACGTGCCGATCCTCTCAGCAGCGATGGATACGGTGACGACGAGCGAACTGGCGATCGAGATGGCGCGACAGGGCGGCCTCGGCGTCATCCACCGGAACATGGACGACGACCGGATGGTCCACGAGATCACGCAAGTGAAGCGGGCCGATGAACTGATCATCCGGGATGTCGTCACCGCAGAACCGGAACAGACCGTCCGGGACGTCGACGCGCTGATGGAAGCCGAAGGGGTCAGCGGCGCGCCGGTCGTCAACGACGACGACGAGGTGCTTGGAATCATCAGTGGAACCGACATTCGCCCGTATCTCGAAGTCGGGGAGCGCGACGAGGTTCAGGAGGCGATGACCGACGAGGTCATCACCGCGCCGGAAGACGTCACCGCCCGAGAAGCCCTCGAACTGATGTACGAGCACAAGATCGAGCGCGTCCCGGTCGTCGACGAGCAGAACCGCCTGACCGGGCTCGTCACGATGCAGGGCATTCTTCAGCGCCGCGAATACAACAACGCAGCACGCGACGATGAAGGGCGGCTGCTCTGTGGCGTCGCGGTCGGTCCGTTCAGCACGGAGCGAGCGATCAGGGCCGACGAGGCTGGAGCGAACGTACTCTTTATCGACTGTGCTCACGCACACAACAGGAACGTCGTCGAGGGGGCAAAAGAAATCAAAGAGAGCGTCGATGCAGATGTCGTCGTGGGGAACATCGGTACTCGTGAAGCTGCGGAGGATCTCGTCGGCTTCGCTGACGGTCTCAAGGTCGGGATCGGTCCCGGTAGTATCTGTACGACGCGCGTCGTGAGCGGTGCGGGAATGCCCCAGATCACTGCCGTTTCACAGGTTGCGGACGTCGCCAGTCAGCACGACGTGCCAGTCATCGCCGACGGTGGCATCCGGTACTCCGGCGACGCGATCAAGGCCATCGCCGCGGGTGCGGACGCCGTCATGCTCGGCTCGTACTTTGCGGGTACCGACGAGGCACCGGGCCGCGTCATCACGATGAACGGCAAAAAGTACAAGCAGTACCGCGGGATGGGCAGCGTCGGCGCGATGAAAGGCGGCGACACCGAAGACAACCGGTATCTCAAAGAAGAACCTGACGAGGAGGAGTACGTCCCTGAGGGTGTCGAGGCGGCCAAACCGTACAAGGGAAGCCTCGCCAGCGAACTCCACCAGCTGACCGGTGGGATGCAAAGCGGGATGGGATACGTGGGTGCGGAGGCCATCCCCGAGTTCAAAGAGCGCGCCGAGTTCGTCCGTGTGTCCAGCGCCGGGCAGGCAGAGAGCCACGCACACGACGTCGTCATTACCGACGAAGCGCCGAACTACAGCCCCGAAGAGTAA
- a CDS encoding DUF7845 domain-containing protein, with translation MIDIDHIQPHIHEADVFLWFADHGLSPYWAIRNVLIHELDGYVKRTVDIGEDPWTISLGYSDSGIAPRDSDAVERDVLRDFELHMEGPNQAKVHYQIRARFDEMCGPDGDEKNIPWRGGEGLDVHSQPSNIPLDQIPALLRRGLDEVFDAVEDSMNPSYFRRPLPESTISTLEFYVRLRRQYAEKLIRTDGAFYRLMHLLADEEGTEWVYSANNKEIVGHRHAMDLCPQSAAELGPDHSAGIRMKCYHPKHARDSESDDDPLSSPKFGVAFHKSIDGSGRKWRNREDISRELEETLVNVLRWADIPAEPDPTCYVEDNHFEVQASDRDIADVADPTPRLEAEQESLLLSVLGELTPTAREATKVLATDGGGGVHYNDLAEMTGSSTSTIYRVLDQLGDAVKSDNGMVKFSSEKIRQEVVGMVDRLDDIVDDTAARLAELANVDLRSRAGSALEKWMAKYGAEFVDRDGGTIRFDTVLSTFKRSSQPTIEDVLEEGLEAWTRCGRDGQTFLELRFEIKDVVGSGYRGGSRDRGRVASIIGR, from the coding sequence ATGATCGACATCGATCACATTCAGCCTCACATCCACGAGGCCGACGTCTTCCTCTGGTTCGCGGATCACGGCCTCTCGCCGTACTGGGCGATCCGGAACGTGCTGATCCACGAGCTCGATGGCTACGTGAAGCGGACTGTGGACATCGGTGAGGATCCTTGGACGATCTCGCTCGGTTACTCTGACAGCGGTATCGCACCGCGCGACTCCGACGCAGTCGAGCGGGATGTTCTGCGGGATTTCGAGCTCCACATGGAAGGCCCGAACCAGGCGAAGGTCCACTATCAGATTCGTGCCCGTTTTGACGAGATGTGCGGTCCGGACGGCGATGAGAAGAACATCCCGTGGCGGGGCGGTGAGGGGCTCGACGTCCATAGTCAGCCGTCGAACATCCCGCTGGACCAGATACCTGCCTTACTCAGGCGAGGTCTCGATGAGGTGTTCGATGCCGTCGAGGATTCGATGAACCCATCGTACTTCCGTCGACCACTCCCCGAGAGCACTATCAGCACGCTTGAGTTCTACGTCCGGCTGCGACGTCAGTATGCTGAGAAGCTGATTCGTACTGACGGTGCTTTCTATAGGCTGATGCACCTACTCGCCGACGAGGAGGGAACAGAGTGGGTCTACTCTGCGAACAATAAGGAAATCGTCGGTCACCGTCACGCGATGGATCTGTGTCCGCAGTCCGCTGCTGAACTTGGTCCAGATCACAGCGCGGGCATCCGAATGAAGTGCTACCATCCGAAGCACGCACGAGACTCTGAGAGTGACGACGATCCGCTCTCTTCACCGAAGTTCGGCGTCGCATTCCACAAGTCGATTGACGGAAGTGGTCGGAAGTGGCGCAATCGTGAAGACATCTCTCGCGAGCTCGAAGAGACGCTGGTGAACGTTCTGCGCTGGGCAGATATCCCGGCCGAGCCGGATCCAACTTGCTACGTGGAAGACAACCATTTTGAAGTTCAGGCGTCCGATCGAGACATCGCGGACGTCGCGGACCCGACGCCGCGCCTCGAGGCCGAGCAAGAGTCTCTTTTGCTCTCGGTGCTGGGTGAGTTGACTCCCACCGCTCGCGAGGCGACGAAGGTACTCGCTACCGACGGTGGCGGTGGTGTCCATTACAACGATCTCGCGGAGATGACCGGCTCCTCGACGTCAACGATCTACCGTGTCCTGGACCAACTGGGCGACGCCGTCAAAAGCGACAACGGCATGGTGAAGTTCTCTTCAGAGAAGATTCGCCAAGAAGTGGTCGGTATGGTTGATCGCCTCGACGACATCGTCGACGACACTGCTGCTCGGCTGGCCGAGCTCGCCAACGTCGATCTCCGTTCTCGTGCTGGCTCAGCGCTGGAGAAGTGGATGGCGAAATACGGTGCAGAGTTCGTCGATCGTGATGGCGGTACGATTCGCTTCGATACCGTTCTCTCGACGTTCAAGAGAAGCTCCCAGCCTACCATCGAGGACGTCCTCGAGGAGGGTCTTGAGGCCTGGACTCGGTGCGGTCGTGATGGTCAGACGTTCCTCGAGCTCCGCTTCGAGATTAAAGACGTCGTCGGCTCTGGATACCGTGGCGGCTCGCGAGATCGCGGCCGTGTTGCGTCGATCATCGGCCGGTAG
- a CDS encoding glutamate--tRNA ligase, which yields MNDELRERVEQEVEKHALINAVKHDSDADVGAIMGPLMGENPEFREHGDEIPGIAGGVIAEINGLSADERRERLAEVAPDELDELESEDEEDEQVLPDLPTADEFDEVRMRVAPNPNGPWHMGHARMPAVIGTYKELYDGWFCVRFDDTDPETKRPDLDAYEEILDAIEYLGFEPDAVYRASDRVETYYEHARELIEQGGAYTCSCSGEEFSELKNNGNPCPHRDKDVGTVREEFADMVAGEYESGEMVLRVKTDIEHKNPALRDFVAFRMIDTPHPREEASEYRCWPMLDFQSGIDDHLLGITHIIRGIDLQDSAKRQRFVYDYFDWEYPEVVHWGHVQIDAYDVPMSTSSIKELIDEGDLDGWGDPRAPTIASVRRRGIRGEAITDAMVELGTSTSNVDLAMSSIYSNNRDLIGDESDRAFFVRDGVEVPLTGSGPEEATPPIHPDHEDRGTREIPVGQAVLIEPEDRPNHEERVWLKGLGCVKYTRDTFQFTGDDIDAVREEGVDVIHWVPAEESVPIRMRTMDGDVTGRAEPGFEEYDADDVVQFERIGFVRVDEVDPADETDAVVYYAHP from the coding sequence ATGAACGACGAACTCCGCGAGCGGGTCGAACAGGAGGTCGAAAAACACGCTCTCATCAACGCCGTCAAACACGATAGCGACGCGGACGTCGGCGCGATCATGGGGCCGCTGATGGGCGAGAATCCCGAGTTCCGAGAGCATGGCGACGAGATCCCCGGAATCGCGGGCGGCGTCATCGCCGAGATCAACGGGCTTTCTGCGGACGAACGGCGGGAGCGACTTGCCGAGGTTGCCCCCGACGAACTCGACGAACTGGAAAGTGAGGACGAGGAAGACGAGCAGGTCCTGCCCGACCTCCCTACTGCTGACGAATTTGACGAGGTCCGGATGCGCGTCGCCCCGAACCCGAACGGTCCGTGGCATATGGGCCACGCCCGGATGCCCGCCGTGATCGGGACGTACAAGGAGCTGTACGACGGCTGGTTCTGCGTCCGCTTCGACGATACCGACCCGGAGACCAAGCGACCCGACCTCGACGCCTACGAGGAGATCCTCGACGCGATTGAGTATCTCGGCTTCGAGCCCGATGCCGTCTATCGCGCCAGCGATCGTGTCGAGACCTACTACGAGCACGCCCGCGAACTCATCGAGCAGGGCGGCGCGTACACCTGCTCCTGTTCTGGCGAGGAGTTCAGCGAACTGAAAAACAACGGGAACCCCTGCCCGCACCGCGACAAGGACGTCGGGACGGTTCGTGAGGAGTTCGCCGACATGGTTGCAGGCGAGTACGAAAGCGGCGAGATGGTACTTCGTGTCAAGACTGACATCGAGCACAAGAACCCCGCACTCCGGGATTTCGTTGCGTTCCGGATGATCGACACGCCGCATCCGCGCGAGGAGGCCAGCGAGTATCGGTGCTGGCCGATGCTCGACTTCCAGAGCGGGATCGACGACCACCTGCTCGGGATCACCCACATCATCCGCGGAATCGACCTGCAGGACTCCGCGAAACGCCAGCGCTTCGTCTACGATTACTTCGACTGGGAGTACCCCGAAGTCGTCCACTGGGGCCACGTCCAGATCGACGCCTACGACGTTCCGATGTCGACGTCCTCGATCAAGGAGCTGATCGACGAGGGCGACCTCGACGGCTGGGGGGACCCGCGCGCACCGACGATCGCCAGCGTCCGCCGCCGCGGCATCCGCGGTGAGGCGATCACCGACGCGATGGTCGAACTCGGCACGTCGACGAGCAACGTCGATCTGGCGATGTCCAGCATCTATTCCAACAACCGCGACCTGATCGGCGACGAGTCGGATCGGGCCTTCTTCGTCCGGGACGGCGTCGAGGTCCCGCTCACCGGCTCGGGCCCGGAGGAGGCGACGCCGCCGATCCACCCCGACCACGAGGACCGCGGCACTCGTGAGATCCCGGTAGGACAGGCCGTCCTGATCGAACCCGAGGACCGACCGAACCACGAGGAACGCGTCTGGCTGAAGGGACTGGGCTGCGTGAAATACACCCGCGATACGTTCCAGTTTACCGGCGACGACATCGACGCGGTCCGCGAGGAGGGTGTCGACGTGATCCACTGGGTCCCCGCCGAGGAGTCGGTCCCGATCCGGATGCGTACGATGGACGGCGACGTCACCGGTCGCGCTGAGCCCGGATTCGAGGAGTACGACGCCGACGACGTAGTCCAGTTCGAGCGTATCGGCTTCGTCCGGGTCGACGAAGTCGATCCGGCAGATGAGACCGACGCAGTCGTCTACTACGCCCACCCCTGA
- a CDS encoding DUF5794 domain-containing protein, with product MSTSQHPIALELERRVGGATKLLATVMFLPLLDGIFPALVLAGALDTTAGILQVGLLVFGGSATVAVILAEMDGTPRSQAKTVLLVGIPLIIVAGIEAALAPSIAELVDLVIFERFAALVILAIAAKTASATIGEYMPRPAVIVGLGLFASLDPSGAELVFVSDPELVARGVAAAGVGVGFALLVALFGPMLRSMVDLDRFRFGSAVALGLLPLSLLDLPLGDLAPLAVLVLTAVFALDPNASNTLGDAPTTKSDSGATGQAHVTDGGPEPVWDADEESEDGSASERREPWL from the coding sequence ATGAGTACCTCCCAACATCCGATCGCACTGGAGCTAGAGCGTCGCGTCGGCGGCGCGACCAAGCTCCTTGCGACGGTGATGTTCCTCCCGCTACTCGATGGTATCTTCCCGGCGCTCGTTCTCGCAGGTGCATTAGATACGACTGCGGGCATCCTGCAGGTCGGGTTGCTGGTCTTTGGCGGCAGTGCAACCGTCGCCGTAATTCTCGCCGAAATGGACGGTACGCCGCGCAGTCAGGCAAAGACCGTCCTGCTCGTCGGGATCCCATTGATAATCGTCGCCGGGATTGAGGCCGCACTAGCACCCTCGATCGCCGAACTCGTCGATCTGGTGATCTTCGAGCGGTTCGCCGCGCTGGTGATCCTCGCAATCGCTGCCAAGACGGCGAGTGCGACCATCGGCGAGTACATGCCCCGCCCGGCGGTTATCGTCGGACTCGGTCTGTTCGCCAGCCTCGATCCCTCGGGTGCCGAGCTCGTGTTCGTCTCCGATCCCGAACTGGTCGCCCGCGGTGTCGCCGCGGCTGGCGTCGGTGTCGGCTTCGCGCTCCTGGTCGCCCTGTTCGGGCCGATGCTCCGGTCGATGGTCGACCTCGACCGGTTCCGATTCGGCAGTGCTGTCGCGCTCGGTCTACTCCCGCTCTCGCTGCTCGACCTGCCGCTTGGCGATCTGGCTCCACTGGCCGTGCTCGTCCTGACGGCCGTGTTCGCCCTCGACCCGAACGCCTCGAACACGCTCGGAGACGCACCGACAACGAAATCCGATTCGGGCGCAACGGGACAGGCACACGTGACCGACGGAGGTCCAGAGCCTGTCTGGGACGCCGACGAGGAGAGCGAAGACGGGTCGGCAAGCGAACGACGCGAACCCTGGCTGTGA